CAATTGATCAATTTCGCGATCATGGGGTCGGTTTACTGCCGCTATGTTTTGAAGCGCCAGAGCCCGCGCGTCGGGCTTCTTTCCATTGGCGAAGAGGAAACAAAGGGCAACGAAGTCACCGTCGCGTCCCACAAGCTGCTCCGGGAAACAGACCTGAATTTCCTGGGCAACGCAGAGGGGCGCGATGTCTTTACCGGGGACTTTGACGTGATCGTGTGCGACGGATTCGTCGGCAACGTCTTGCTCAAGACGGCCGAGGGCGTTGCCTCGATGGTTTTCAGAACGTTGAAGAACGAAGTGCGAAAGAGCGTCATCGCGTCGCTCGGGGCGGCCGCCATGCGGCCCGCAGCCAAGCGCGTCAAGGCCCGTACCGATTACGACGAGTACGGCGGCGCGCCGTTGCTTGGCGTAAACGGCATCTCGATTATCGCCCATGGACGGTCGAATCGAAAGGCCTACATGAACGCTCTTCGCGTGGCCGCCGAGTGCCACAACCGCGAGTTGGTTCGGCATCTGAGTGAGGAGCTGGAGCGGGTGAATAAGCAGATTGCCCCTCTTCAGCAGAATGCCGAGGCTGGCGCCGAATCGTAGGGATGAGTCTTCCCCCGCCTGCCCGCGATTTGCACACCAGTTCAATTTTGCTCAAAAGGTGGATCAACAAAAGTGAATCTCCCGACACGTTCCGGCATCCTGGGAGTAGGTACCGGAATCCCTGAGACAATCCTGTCCAACGCCGACCTTGAGAAGATGGTCGAGACCAGCGACGAGTGGATCACAAGTCGCACGGGCGTTCGCGAACGCCGCATTCTGGCTGAGGGCGAGACGAACGCGCAGTTCGGCGCCGAAGCCGTCCGGAATGCCGTGAAGAACGCCGGCCTGACACTCGATGACATCGACCTGATCATTTCCTGCACGTTCACACCGGACTACACGGCTCCGAACGCGGCGTGCATGGTGCACAGCAATCTGGGCCTCAAGCAGCAGGCCCCTGCCTTCGACCTGAACGGTGCTTGTTCCGGGTTCGTTTATGGATTGCAGGTTGCCGATTCGCTCGTTCGCACGGGCGTTTATCGCAACATCGCCGTCATCGGCATGGAAGCGATCACCCGTGGCGTCGACTTCACCGACCGCAACACGTGTGTTCTGTTTGGTGACGGTGCCGGCGCGGCCATCGTTGGCGCGATGCCCGAAGGCAGCAACCGCGGCATCCTCAGCACCTTCTGCGGTGCCGATGGCCAGGGCCACGACCTCATCACGCTTCCCGCATCGGGCAGCGCCGAGCCGATCAACGAAGAGCGTCTACGCGACAAGATGCACTGCCTCCGCATGAACGGTCGCGAAGTCTTCAAATTCGCCGTTCGCATCCTCGGCACCGCCATGGACGAAGCCATGAAGCGCGCCGATATGACGATCGACGACATCGATCTGCTCATTCCGCACCAGGCGAACATCCGAATCATGGACGCCGCCGTGGATCGCTTCGGCATTCCGCGCGATCGTGTTGTTTGCAACGTCGAGCGCTTCGGAAATACCTCTGCCGCCAGCATTCCGCTCGCCCTCGGTGAGATCGTCGAGAGCGGTCGCCTGAAGGAAGGCATGACCGTTGGACTCGTTGCCTTCGGCGCGGGCCTGACTTACGCCGCCTCGATCGTTCGCTGGTAATCGGAAACCGACCGAAGAGGAGTTGTCATGACGAAGATTGCCTACATCTTCCCCGGGCAGGGCAGCCAGGCCGTCGGCATGGGCAAGGATGCCGCCGAGCACAATGCTGACGCGAAGCAGATGTTCGCCAAGGCTGACGAAGTCCTTGGCTACCCGCTGGCCCAGATGTGCTTCGAAGGTCCGGAAGAGGATCTGAAGCAGACGCAGAACACGCAGCCGGCGCTGTATCTTTCCAGCGCCGCCACGCTGGCCGTGCTGAGCGCCGCGGGTATCGAGCCCATGGCCGTGGCCGGTCACTCGCTCGGCGAGTACACCGCACTCTACGCCGCCGGATCGTTTGATTTCGAAACTGGCCTGAAGCTGGTCCGTCACCGCGGATTGGCCTTTGCCGACGCCGGCAACAAGCGCCAGGGCGCGATGGCCGCGATCATTGGGTTAGACGGCGCGAAGGTCGCCGAACTCTGTGAGCAGGCGAGCGGCGATCACGGTGTCTCCGTCCCCGCGAACTTCAACGATCCGACACAAACCGTCATCAGCGGCGATCCGCCGGCTGTCGAGAAGGCTTGCGAGCTCTGCAAGGAAGCCGGTGCGCGACGTGCGCTTCCGCTTCCCGTCAGTGGCGCGTTCCACTCGCCACTCGTCGAGCCCGCCCGCGATGCCATGCAGGAAGCTCTCGCCGACGTGACGTTGGCCGCGCCGAAGTACGGCTTCGTCAACAACGCCGATGCCAAGGCGCTGTCCGATCCGGATGCGATCAAGGATTCCCTGATCCGCCAGGTTACCAGCAGCGTCCGGTGGGTCCAATGCGTTGAGCAGCTTCTCGCGTTGGGGGCGGAAGCCTTCGTCGAAGTTGGTAGCGGCAAAGTCCTGGCCGGCCTGGTGCGTCGCATCAATCGTGACATCCCCGTTCACACGACGGAAAGCTGGGATGCGATCGAGAAGACCATCGCTGCATTGAAGGGCTGACCCAGCCAACCGCAAAATCTGAAACGACTACCAATTGGAGTATTTCCATGACTGATCTTTCTGGAAAAGTTGCTATCGTCACCGGCGGTGGTCAGGGCATTGGCCGCGCAATCGCGCTGCGGCTGGCCGCGTGCGGCGCTTCTGTCGTCGTCAATTCCTTCACTGAGAGTAGCTGCGGAGCCGTGGCGAAGGAAATCACTGACGCCGGCGGAACCGCCGTTGCCAAGAACGGCGACGTGGGCGATTCGGCCTTCTGCGCCGAGCTGATCGAATTTACTCAGCAGACCTATGGCGGCTTGCACATCCTCGTGAACAACGCCGGCATCACCCGTGACAATCTGTTGATGCGCATGAAGGAAGAGGATTGGGACGCGGTGTTGAACACCAACCTGCGTTCCGCGTTCCTGCTGGCCAAGGCCGGTTGCCGCCCGATGATGAAGTCCCGCTGGGGCCGCATCATCAACGTGACGTCGATCGTCGGCATCATCGGCAATCCCGGCCAGGCCAATTACTGCGCCTCGAAGGCCGGCATGATTGGCCTGACCAAGTCGCTGGCGAAGGAACTCGCCTCGCGCAATATCCTCGTCAACGGCGTGGCCCCAGGCTTCATCCAGACGCGCATGACCGATGCCCTCGCCGAGGCTCAGCGCGAAGCGCTTCAGAAGGAAATTCCTCTGCAGCGGCTTGGCCAGCCCGACGACATCGCCGGCTGTGTCGAGTTCCTCTGCTCCGAGCAGGCTGCCTATATCACCGGCCAGACCATCGAAGTGACCGGCGGTTTGGGCATGTAATCCCAATCACAAATGAACGATCCGACGGTGGGGGAGAGCCATTCGGCATCCCCCACCTTTCTTTTTGCCCAGCGGACCCTTTTCGTCGTTGTGCCCGCCCTCTCCGGCTGGCACGTTGCACTGAACGAGATGTGATTTCCCGGAGTGCGACCTTCCATGACGCCGTATCCCTTTCTCGATGTGAAAGCCAACACCGCCGCGATTCGCGAGGATCTGGACAAAGCCATCGCGCGAGTCCTGGACCACTGCAAGTTCATCAATGGTCCGGAGCTGACGGAGTTCGAATCGCAGTGGGCGGAGTACTGCGAAGCCAAGTACGCCATCGGCACCGCTAACGGCACCGCATCGCTGCAGACGATCCTTCATGCCCTGGGCGTCGGTCCCGGCAGTGAAGTTATCCTGCCTTCGCACACGTTTATGGCCACAGCCG
This genomic window from bacterium contains:
- the fabG gene encoding 3-oxoacyl-ACP reductase FabG gives rise to the protein MTDLSGKVAIVTGGGQGIGRAIALRLAACGASVVVNSFTESSCGAVAKEITDAGGTAVAKNGDVGDSAFCAELIEFTQQTYGGLHILVNNAGITRDNLLMRMKEEDWDAVLNTNLRSAFLLAKAGCRPMMKSRWGRIINVTSIVGIIGNPGQANYCASKAGMIGLTKSLAKELASRNILVNGVAPGFIQTRMTDALAEAQREALQKEIPLQRLGQPDDIAGCVEFLCSEQAAYITGQTIEVTGGLGM
- the fabD gene encoding ACP S-malonyltransferase gives rise to the protein MTKIAYIFPGQGSQAVGMGKDAAEHNADAKQMFAKADEVLGYPLAQMCFEGPEEDLKQTQNTQPALYLSSAATLAVLSAAGIEPMAVAGHSLGEYTALYAAGSFDFETGLKLVRHRGLAFADAGNKRQGAMAAIIGLDGAKVAELCEQASGDHGVSVPANFNDPTQTVISGDPPAVEKACELCKEAGARRALPLPVSGAFHSPLVEPARDAMQEALADVTLAAPKYGFVNNADAKALSDPDAIKDSLIRQVTSSVRWVQCVEQLLALGAEAFVEVGSGKVLAGLVRRINRDIPVHTTESWDAIEKTIAALKG
- the plsX gene encoding phosphate acyltransferase PlsX — protein: MRVALDAMGGDLGPRPAVEGAVLAARRYNIEVALVGKPRYLERFLAAMKVNDRRISIVEANDVIRMTDSPSETLRRRNSSLAIAAGLVKNGEADALVSAGNTGAVLAHCLLSWRTLPGIKKPAIATFLPTLEESIIVLDAGANVDCKPPQLINFAIMGSVYCRYVLKRQSPRVGLLSIGEEETKGNEVTVASHKLLRETDLNFLGNAEGRDVFTGDFDVIVCDGFVGNVLLKTAEGVASMVFRTLKNEVRKSVIASLGAAAMRPAAKRVKARTDYDEYGGAPLLGVNGISIIAHGRSNRKAYMNALRVAAECHNRELVRHLSEELERVNKQIAPLQQNAEAGAES
- a CDS encoding ketoacyl-ACP synthase III, which gives rise to MNLPTRSGILGVGTGIPETILSNADLEKMVETSDEWITSRTGVRERRILAEGETNAQFGAEAVRNAVKNAGLTLDDIDLIISCTFTPDYTAPNAACMVHSNLGLKQQAPAFDLNGACSGFVYGLQVADSLVRTGVYRNIAVIGMEAITRGVDFTDRNTCVLFGDGAGAAIVGAMPEGSNRGILSTFCGADGQGHDLITLPASGSAEPINEERLRDKMHCLRMNGREVFKFAVRILGTAMDEAMKRADMTIDDIDLLIPHQANIRIMDAAVDRFGIPRDRVVCNVERFGNTSAASIPLALGEIVESGRLKEGMTVGLVAFGAGLTYAASIVRW